One genomic region from Hoeflea algicola encodes:
- the livM gene encoding high-affinity branched-chain amino acid ABC transporter permease LivM, with amino-acid sequence MSAIPQNPSLLADSVKDAVIAAILAAILGFFFFALRTDIVTGGLDLTYRWGLWFSATGIVFVVRLVLNLLLFKTRNPITQHLNFSIPERTLSGVGRVLGPVLLVVAMGLPFIVMLLFPNRDRQFIDLAILIMTYVMLGWGLNIVVGLAGLLDLGYVAFYAVGAYSFALLAQYFSIGFWTALPLAGLLAATWGVILGFPVLRLRGDYLAIVTLAFGEIIRIVLLNWYQFTGGPNGISGIPKPSFFGLEFSRKGGFADFFGLDYDSIHRFIYLYYIILLLALITNFVTLRLRKLPVGRAWEALREDEIACRSLGINTTNTKLTAFAIGAMFGGFAGSFFATRQGFISPESFTFLESAIILAIVVLGGMGSQIGVVIASVVMIGGIELLRNLNFLKEIFGPDFEPTQYRMLIFGLAMVLIMVWKPRGIISNRNPSAVFKKRKKIGSDMVAQGEGH; translated from the coding sequence ATGTCCGCCATTCCACAGAATCCCAGCCTTCTGGCTGACTCCGTCAAGGATGCCGTCATTGCGGCCATCCTTGCCGCCATCCTCGGATTTTTCTTCTTCGCGCTGCGAACCGACATCGTCACCGGTGGTCTCGACCTGACCTACCGGTGGGGGTTGTGGTTTAGCGCCACCGGCATCGTCTTTGTCGTGCGGTTGGTGTTGAACCTGCTCCTGTTCAAGACCCGCAATCCGATTACCCAACACCTGAATTTCAGCATTCCGGAGCGTACCCTGAGCGGTGTCGGCCGCGTCCTCGGACCGGTGCTGCTGGTGGTGGCGATGGGCCTGCCGTTCATCGTCATGTTGCTCTTCCCCAACCGCGACCGGCAGTTCATCGACCTGGCGATTCTGATCATGACCTACGTCATGCTTGGCTGGGGGCTGAACATTGTCGTCGGGCTCGCCGGGCTTCTCGACCTTGGTTACGTCGCTTTCTACGCTGTGGGCGCCTACTCGTTCGCTTTGCTGGCCCAGTATTTCAGCATCGGCTTCTGGACGGCGCTACCGCTGGCCGGTTTGCTGGCCGCAACATGGGGGGTTATTCTCGGATTTCCTGTGCTCAGGTTGCGCGGCGATTACCTCGCCATCGTGACACTCGCCTTCGGGGAGATCATCCGCATCGTGCTGCTCAACTGGTACCAGTTCACCGGCGGCCCGAACGGCATCTCCGGTATTCCAAAGCCGTCGTTTTTCGGTCTGGAATTCAGCCGCAAAGGCGGTTTCGCAGACTTCTTCGGCCTCGACTACGATTCGATCCACCGTTTCATCTATCTCTATTATATCATCCTGCTTCTGGCACTGATCACCAACTTCGTGACACTGCGGCTGCGCAAGCTGCCGGTCGGGCGCGCCTGGGAAGCGCTGCGCGAGGATGAAATCGCCTGTCGGTCACTTGGCATCAACACCACCAACACCAAGCTGACTGCGTTTGCCATCGGCGCGATGTTTGGCGGTTTTGCCGGATCGTTCTTCGCTACCCGGCAGGGGTTCATCTCGCCGGAAAGCTTCACCTTCCTTGAATCGGCGATCATCCTGGCGATTGTGGTGCTGGGCGGCATGGGCTCGCAGATCGGCGTCGTGATCGCATCGGTGGTGATGATTGGTGGCATTGAGCTGCTGAGAAACCTCAACTTCCTCAAGGAAATCTTCGGACCCGATTTCGAACCCACCCAGTACCGCATGCTGATTTTCGGCCTGGCCATGGTGCTGATCATGGTTTGGAAACCGCGCGGCATCATCTCCAATCGAAATCCTTCCGCGGTCTTCAAAAAGCGCAAGAAGATCGGCTCCGACATGGTCGCTCAAGGTGAGGGCCACTGA
- a CDS encoding NAD(P)-binding protein has translation MGIVGASIGGLVSAAALADRQMNVTLFERGRSVTGLYNKIDTPFGRQELGMHVIYVSHDQYAYLCEIFGAEVFELLEGVNVDLGASNNFGMNNFSSVYPDVRHHPDLERILIEMCAENGSEDRAVSARDEAIRRFGRTAALDVTIPTLEKLWHSKAENLTKQALHCFYDLRRMVVCDKRQADSLKQDPWLDQVVANPLQTEPFGKVYGDRVGLVFKAEYTDLNERVIAWAEKKHIKIEFEKQISIDGGRLLSDGVALSEICDACIIAAPIHTLAQHLVDELDQIELSIAYFQLDNRIGADFPAYYLLCHDPVLKSSRIVNYEAYNSDRRDDNQSVLSVEFLHPVGQPPETAEITDEISRIFPNCAVVASHRLEKSMKLCSPTLANKNVLDKFEQEVSSSFGGKPIYFSGMRTDTGQFFSHNTVGSAYAAALDCYERLR, from the coding sequence GTGGGTATTGTAGGCGCTTCCATCGGCGGCCTGGTGTCCGCTGCGGCATTAGCCGACCGACAGATGAATGTCACATTGTTCGAACGGGGGCGCTCTGTAACCGGTCTTTACAACAAGATTGACACGCCGTTTGGCCGGCAAGAACTGGGAATGCACGTGATTTACGTCAGTCACGATCAATATGCATATCTGTGCGAAATTTTTGGGGCAGAAGTTTTCGAGTTGCTTGAGGGCGTGAACGTCGACCTTGGCGCCAGCAATAATTTCGGGATGAACAATTTCAGCAGCGTGTATCCCGATGTCAGGCATCATCCGGATCTGGAACGAATTCTGATTGAGATGTGTGCGGAAAACGGTTCGGAAGATCGAGCCGTAAGTGCGCGGGATGAAGCCATTCGCAGGTTTGGGCGTACCGCTGCGCTTGATGTCACCATTCCAACACTCGAAAAACTTTGGCATTCAAAGGCTGAAAACCTTACCAAACAGGCTTTGCACTGCTTCTATGATCTTCGAAGAATGGTGGTGTGCGATAAACGGCAGGCGGATAGTCTGAAGCAAGACCCATGGCTGGATCAGGTTGTTGCAAATCCGCTGCAAACCGAGCCGTTCGGGAAAGTATATGGTGACCGGGTCGGGCTGGTTTTCAAGGCTGAATACACGGACCTCAATGAACGTGTGATCGCATGGGCCGAAAAGAAACACATCAAGATCGAATTCGAAAAGCAGATCAGCATCGATGGCGGGCGGTTGTTAAGCGACGGGGTGGCTCTGTCTGAAATCTGCGATGCGTGTATCATTGCTGCCCCGATCCATACGCTGGCACAGCATTTGGTCGATGAATTGGACCAAATTGAACTGTCCATCGCCTATTTCCAGCTCGACAACCGCATAGGGGCGGATTTCCCTGCCTATTATCTTCTATGCCATGATCCTGTTTTGAAGTCGTCGCGAATCGTCAATTATGAAGCTTACAACTCGGACAGACGCGATGATAACCAAAGCGTGCTTTCAGTCGAGTTTCTTCACCCCGTTGGCCAGCCACCGGAAACAGCCGAAATAACCGATGAGATTTCCCGGATATTTCCGAACTGTGCTGTGGTTGCGTCGCACCGTTTGGAAAAATCGATGAAGCTGTGCAGCCCGACACTCGCAAACAAGAATGTTCTGGACAAATTCGAGCAGGAAGTGTCGTCGTCGTTTGGCGGCAAGCCGATATATTTTTCGGGGATGCGCACTGATACAGGCCAGTTTTTCTCTCACAATACCGTAGGATCTGCATATGCGGCCGCACTGGACTGTTACGAGCGATTGCGTTGA
- a CDS encoding nucleoside triphosphate hydrolase, with translation MADRAIAGAGEAQRFIIALAGPPGVGKSTLSEALAAELKRRGHGAAIVPMDGFHLDNAVLDSRGQRARKGAPFTFDADGYAELLRRLKTTPHSEIAIPVFDRELDLARASARIIEPRHRFLIAEGNYLLLDQEPWFKMAALFDFRVLLKADHTVLRQRLIERWIVHGLNESQAMDRAMSNDIPNAELVINASRGADLEILNQV, from the coding sequence ATCGCCGACAGGGCGATTGCCGGGGCAGGGGAAGCGCAGCGTTTCATCATCGCCCTCGCCGGTCCGCCGGGAGTTGGCAAATCAACCTTGTCGGAAGCCCTTGCGGCGGAACTAAAGCGACGTGGCCACGGCGCAGCAATTGTTCCGATGGATGGCTTTCATCTCGACAATGCGGTGCTCGATAGCCGCGGCCAGCGAGCTCGCAAGGGGGCGCCTTTCACCTTCGATGCTGATGGCTATGCCGAATTGCTGCGACGGCTTAAAACCACGCCGCACAGCGAGATTGCCATTCCGGTCTTTGACCGGGAGCTTGATCTCGCCCGCGCCAGCGCCCGTATCATTGAACCGAGGCATCGGTTTCTGATTGCCGAGGGCAATTACCTTCTGCTGGACCAGGAGCCCTGGTTCAAGATGGCAGCGCTGTTCGATTTCCGTGTGCTGCTCAAGGCCGATCACACGGTGCTGCGGCAAAGGCTGATCGAGCGCTGGATCGTCCACGGCCTGAACGAAAGCCAGGCTATGGACCGGGCAATGTCCAATGACATTCCCAATGCCGAACTGGTCATCAACGCCTCCCGCGGGGCCGATCTGGAAATCCTCAACCAGGTATGA
- a CDS encoding class I SAM-dependent methyltransferase produces the protein MRPHWTVTSDCVEIARMPFYWRLSGSTEGSPNIDQTLPIRVTIDHEFDYLRFQPTELEWGNINRAYQMNENIGFLNPESGQMDTYGSSVNRFFLGEVQRFSPKIAYEIGCGAGFSIEHLKANGFRAVGIDPSEYSKKWSQRLGFELINEYFGQGLIENPAEFIYCNDVFEHIPDVVEFSAQVFACLSDGGVFCFSTTNSTQSIELGDISQFEHQHVNMFTTRSIHLILSSAGFSEIEVRGGSYGNTFHVTARKLQGRKAAVGTIAPRHVMDILAVRHVPLPRFKIGMMALKTRTATCH, from the coding sequence ATGCGGCCGCACTGGACTGTTACGAGCGATTGCGTTGAAATTGCAAGAATGCCATTTTATTGGCGCTTGAGCGGTTCCACTGAAGGTTCGCCAAATATCGATCAGACTCTGCCTATTCGGGTCACCATCGACCATGAATTTGACTATCTGAGATTTCAGCCAACCGAGCTGGAATGGGGCAACATAAACCGCGCTTATCAGATGAACGAGAACATTGGTTTTCTCAATCCAGAGTCCGGCCAGATGGACACCTATGGGTCGAGTGTTAATCGGTTTTTTCTCGGTGAAGTCCAACGCTTTTCGCCAAAAATCGCTTATGAAATTGGCTGCGGAGCCGGTTTTTCCATCGAGCATTTGAAGGCCAATGGATTTAGGGCGGTCGGAATTGACCCGTCAGAATACTCCAAGAAATGGAGCCAAAGGCTGGGATTCGAACTCATAAACGAATATTTCGGCCAAGGCTTGATCGAAAATCCCGCCGAATTCATCTATTGTAATGATGTTTTTGAGCACATCCCCGATGTTGTCGAGTTCAGTGCACAGGTCTTTGCCTGCTTGTCCGATGGTGGCGTATTCTGTTTTTCAACGACGAATTCCACCCAATCCATTGAACTGGGGGATATATCGCAGTTCGAGCACCAGCATGTGAACATGTTCACAACCCGTTCCATACATCTGATTTTATCAAGTGCGGGTTTTTCGGAAATCGAGGTTCGCGGCGGGAGCTATGGCAATACCTTTCATGTCACCGCACGCAAGCTTCAGGGCCGGAAAGCTGCCGTAGGGACGATTGCCCCCCGACATGTGATGGATATTTTGGCCGTGCGGCACGTGCCATTACCGCGTTTCAAAATTGGTATGATGGCACTGAAAACAAGAACTGCTACGTGCCATTGA
- a CDS encoding ABC transporter ATP-binding protein gives MSGGEKLLTIRGVETYYGKIVALRGVDVDVYKGEIVTLIGANGAGKSTLMMTVCGSPQARTGEIIFDGQDITRKPTHEIIRMGIAQSPEGRRIFGHMTVLENLQMGAQLVSDEYFDEDLKRMFDLFPRLKERASQRGGTLSGGEQQMLAMARALMSRPKLLLLDEPSLGLAPLIVKQIFEIIKELNSNEGLTVFLVEQNAFHALKLAHRGYVMVNGNITLSGTGDELLKRDEVRAAYLEGGAH, from the coding sequence ATGAGCGGCGGCGAAAAGCTTCTGACCATCCGCGGGGTGGAGACCTACTACGGCAAAATCGTTGCGCTTCGCGGCGTTGACGTCGATGTCTACAAGGGTGAGATCGTTACCCTGATCGGCGCAAATGGCGCCGGAAAGTCGACGCTGATGATGACTGTCTGCGGCAGCCCTCAGGCGCGCACCGGCGAGATCATCTTCGACGGCCAGGATATCACCCGCAAGCCGACACACGAGATCATCCGGATGGGCATCGCCCAATCGCCGGAAGGCCGCAGAATCTTCGGCCACATGACCGTGCTGGAAAATCTCCAGATGGGCGCGCAACTGGTTTCCGACGAATATTTCGACGAAGATCTGAAACGGATGTTCGATTTGTTTCCACGGCTCAAGGAGCGTGCAAGCCAGCGCGGCGGCACACTGTCTGGCGGCGAACAACAGATGCTGGCCATGGCCCGCGCGCTAATGAGCCGACCGAAGCTGCTTTTGCTGGACGAGCCCTCGCTCGGCCTGGCGCCGTTGATCGTCAAGCAGATCTTCGAGATCATCAAGGAACTCAACAGCAATGAAGGGCTGACCGTGTTTCTGGTTGAACAGAATGCGTTCCACGCTCTCAAGCTCGCGCACCGCGGTTATGTGATGGTCAATGGCAACATCACGCTGTCGGGAACCGGCGACGAATTGCTCAAGCGCGATGAGGTTCGCGCCGCCTATCTTGAAGGGGGCGCACATTGA
- a CDS encoding ABC transporter permease subunit — protein MEYFLQQLINGLTLGSIYGLIAIGYTMVYGIIGMINFAHGDIFMVGSFIALATFLALVAIGISALPLILIITLIVAMVFTSAWGWAVERMAYRPLRGSFRLAPLITAIGMSIVLQNFVQITQGARVKPLPPQIQGGITLMEGVTDNGTIAVQLSYMQMIIIFTTLALMIGFSLLISKTPLGRSQRACEQDQKMAALLGVNVDRTISLTFVMGAALAAVAGFMFLLLYGVVDFYIGFLAGVKAFTAAVLGGIGSLPGAMLGGLLIGLIEVFWSGYFTVEYKDVAAFSILVIVLIFMPSGLLGKPEVEKV, from the coding sequence ATGGAATATTTTCTGCAACAGCTCATTAACGGGCTGACTCTGGGTTCGATCTACGGGCTCATCGCCATCGGCTACACCATGGTCTATGGCATCATCGGCATGATCAATTTCGCCCATGGCGATATCTTCATGGTGGGTTCATTCATCGCCCTGGCGACATTTCTTGCGCTGGTCGCGATCGGGATTTCGGCGCTGCCGCTGATCCTCATTATCACACTGATCGTCGCCATGGTGTTCACCTCGGCATGGGGCTGGGCGGTGGAGCGAATGGCCTACAGGCCGTTGCGCGGATCGTTTCGGCTGGCGCCGCTGATCACCGCCATCGGCATGTCGATCGTGCTGCAGAATTTCGTGCAGATCACCCAGGGCGCGCGCGTCAAGCCGCTGCCGCCCCAGATCCAGGGTGGCATCACGTTGATGGAAGGCGTGACCGACAACGGCACCATCGCCGTGCAACTGTCCTATATGCAGATGATCATCATCTTCACCACACTGGCGCTGATGATCGGGTTTTCGCTGCTGATTTCAAAAACCCCGCTGGGCCGCTCGCAGCGGGCCTGCGAACAGGATCAGAAAATGGCCGCGCTGCTCGGCGTCAACGTTGACCGTACCATCTCACTGACTTTCGTGATGGGGGCTGCACTTGCTGCGGTCGCTGGCTTCATGTTCCTGCTGCTTTACGGCGTGGTCGATTTCTACATCGGCTTCCTGGCTGGCGTGAAAGCCTTCACCGCCGCCGTTCTCGGCGGTATCGGCTCCCTGCCCGGCGCAATGCTCGGCGGTTTGCTGATCGGTCTGATCGAGGTGTTCTGGTCAGGCTACTTCACGGTTGAGTACAAGGACGTCGCCGCCTTCTCCATCCTGGTGATCGTTCTCATCTTCATGCCGTCCGGCTTGCTTGGCAAACCCGAAGTCGAGAAGGTCTAA
- a CDS encoding DUF6867 family protein, whose protein sequence is MANNFLWEVSISEFIFVTMILGGGTAWLTGRAVASTWRTPLQLVGYMIILGLAVRFIHFALFSGTLLSPYYYVVDFIVIMIFAFLGMRFTRAGQIAQQYSFAFDRAGPFGWRRKGN, encoded by the coding sequence ATGGCCAATAATTTCTTGTGGGAAGTCTCGATCAGCGAATTCATCTTCGTGACGATGATCCTGGGCGGCGGCACCGCCTGGCTGACCGGGCGCGCGGTAGCGTCAACCTGGAGAACGCCGCTTCAGCTCGTCGGATACATGATTATCCTGGGCTTGGCAGTGCGCTTCATTCACTTCGCATTGTTCAGTGGCACCTTGCTGTCGCCCTACTATTACGTGGTGGATTTCATCGTCATCATGATCTTCGCGTTTCTCGGCATGCGCTTTACCCGCGCCGGCCAGATTGCGCAGCAGTACAGTTTCGCATTCGACCGGGCAGGCCCGTTCGGCTGGCGCCGGAAGGGCAATTAA
- a CDS encoding WbqC family protein produces the protein MRVVISQSMYFPWVGMLEQIRLADVFIHYDDVQFSKGSFSNRVQVKTPSGMTWMTVPLSDHRLGQTIEEVQLQPLPRWRDRHLDMLSSSLDGTAFAGEALDLARGVIDGNHETVAALSRTSMLALSRYFGLDADTRFASASDFGIAGAGSERVLALVKAVGGTDYITGHGARNYLDHELFEAAGVSVSYMDYKCAHYRQLHGTFTPFVTALDLVANCGQDGLGVIGSQTRDWKDFIHGSS, from the coding sequence ATGAGGGTCGTCATCAGCCAGTCGATGTATTTTCCCTGGGTCGGGATGCTTGAGCAGATCCGGCTTGCTGATGTTTTCATCCATTATGATGACGTGCAGTTTTCCAAGGGAAGTTTTTCCAACCGGGTTCAGGTCAAGACGCCCAGCGGTATGACCTGGATGACGGTCCCACTCAGCGATCATCGGCTCGGCCAAACCATTGAGGAAGTACAACTGCAGCCGTTGCCGCGCTGGCGTGATCGCCATCTCGACATGTTATCAAGTTCCCTCGACGGCACGGCATTTGCCGGCGAGGCGCTCGACCTGGCGCGCGGCGTGATTGATGGCAATCATGAAACCGTTGCCGCGCTATCGCGGACCAGCATGCTGGCACTGAGTCGCTATTTTGGCCTTGATGCGGACACACGGTTTGCCAGTGCCTCCGATTTCGGCATTGCCGGTGCGGGAAGCGAGCGGGTGCTGGCGCTGGTCAAGGCGGTCGGCGGTACCGACTATATTACCGGCCATGGGGCCAGAAACTACCTCGACCACGAACTGTTCGAGGCGGCAGGCGTATCGGTGTCCTACATGGATTACAAATGTGCACACTACCGACAATTGCACGGGACGTTCACCCCCTTTGTGACGGCGCTCGATCTGGTGGCCAACTGCGGTCAAGATGGGCTGGGCGTGATCGGATCACAGACACGAGACTGGAAGGACTTTATACATGGATCCTCATGA
- a CDS encoding ABC transporter ATP-binding protein has protein sequence MKTASEKNWDTNVVLSVEHLTMRFGGLVAINDLSFNVGRGDITALIGPNGAGKTTVFNCVTGFYKPTEGRIVMRHGEGLQQDKVDALTRTGRQFDSREKSGVFLLERMPDFEITKRAKVARTFQNIRLFGGMTALENLLVAQHNPLMIASSMTIGGIFNLPGFRKARGEAIDFAAYWLEKTGLIDRADDPAADLPYGAQRRLEIARAMCTRPHLLCLDEPAAGLNPRESTELNDLLQYIRRDHGTSILLIEHDMGVVMEISDHIVVLDYGEKISDGNAEHVKNDPRVISAYLGVDEDEVATIEEIAADLPEIAAKAGKKPSENGKGGKA, from the coding sequence ATGAAAACTGCATCCGAAAAAAATTGGGACACCAATGTGGTGCTCTCTGTCGAACATCTGACCATGCGCTTTGGCGGTCTGGTCGCCATCAACGATCTAAGCTTCAATGTCGGTCGCGGCGATATCACCGCGCTGATCGGACCTAATGGCGCCGGCAAGACCACCGTGTTCAACTGCGTAACGGGATTTTACAAGCCGACCGAAGGGCGCATTGTCATGCGCCATGGCGAAGGCCTGCAGCAAGACAAGGTCGACGCGCTGACCCGCACCGGCCGGCAATTCGATTCACGCGAAAAATCCGGCGTGTTCCTGCTCGAGCGGATGCCCGATTTCGAAATCACCAAGCGCGCCAAGGTTGCCCGCACGTTCCAGAACATTCGCCTGTTCGGCGGCATGACAGCGCTGGAAAACCTGCTGGTGGCCCAGCACAATCCGCTGATGATTGCCTCATCGATGACCATTGGCGGCATCTTCAACCTGCCCGGTTTCCGCAAGGCACGTGGCGAGGCGATCGATTTCGCCGCTTACTGGCTGGAAAAGACCGGCCTCATCGACCGTGCTGACGACCCGGCGGCGGACCTGCCTTACGGGGCACAACGACGGCTCGAAATCGCCCGCGCCATGTGCACGCGGCCGCATCTTCTGTGCCTTGACGAACCGGCGGCCGGGCTCAACCCGCGGGAGTCGACCGAACTCAACGATCTGCTTCAATATATCCGCCGCGATCACGGCACCTCGATCCTCTTGATCGAGCACGACATGGGCGTGGTCATGGAAATATCGGATCATATCGTGGTGCTCGATTACGGTGAGAAAATCTCGGATGGCAACGCCGAACACGTCAAGAACGACCCGCGGGTGATTTCCGCCTATCTCGGGGTTGACGAAGATGAAGTCGCAACAATCGAGGAGATCGCCGCCGATCTGCCGGAAATCGCGGCAAAAGCAGGCAAGAAACCGTCGGAGAACGGTAAGGGAGGCAAGGCATGA
- a CDS encoding ATP-binding cassette domain-containing protein translates to MEPILKGRNLYKRYGRVVALDNCDFDLHHGEILAVIGDNGAGKSTLIKAISGAVTPDEGKIWLEGKEIRFHSPLDGRHAGIETVYQTLAMSPALSITDNIFMGRELRKPGFLGSVMRQLDHKAMDKFARDKLNELGLMTIQNINQAVETLSGGQRQGVAVARAAAFGSKVIILDEPTAALGVKESRRVLELILDVRARGIPIILISHNMPHVFEVADRIHIHRLGQRLCVINPKDYTMSDAVAFMTGAKEPPLEAQAA, encoded by the coding sequence ATGGAACCTATTCTCAAGGGACGCAATCTCTACAAGCGCTATGGCCGCGTGGTGGCGCTCGACAATTGCGATTTCGATCTCCATCACGGCGAGATCCTGGCTGTGATCGGCGACAATGGTGCCGGCAAGTCAACGCTGATCAAGGCGATTTCGGGGGCGGTAACGCCCGATGAGGGCAAGATCTGGCTCGAAGGCAAGGAAATCCGCTTTCATTCGCCACTGGATGGGCGACATGCGGGGATCGAGACGGTCTACCAGACGCTGGCCATGTCGCCGGCGCTGTCGATCACCGACAACATCTTCATGGGCCGCGAATTGCGCAAGCCCGGCTTTCTGGGTTCGGTGATGCGGCAGCTCGACCACAAGGCGATGGACAAGTTTGCCCGCGACAAGCTCAACGAACTCGGGTTGATGACGATCCAGAACATCAATCAGGCAGTCGAGACCCTGTCGGGTGGCCAGCGTCAGGGCGTGGCGGTGGCGCGCGCCGCAGCCTTTGGCTCCAAAGTGATCATTCTCGATGAGCCGACGGCCGCACTCGGCGTCAAGGAAAGCCGGCGCGTGCTGGAATTGATCCTCGATGTGCGCGCACGCGGCATCCCGATCATCCTGATCTCGCACAACATGCCGCATGTTTTCGAAGTTGCCGACCGGATCCATATTCACCGGCTCGGCCAGCGGCTTTGCGTCATCAATCCCAAGGATTACACGATGTCCGATGCGGTGGCCTTCATGACCGGCGCCAAGGAACCGCCGCTAGAAGCGCAGGCGGCCTGA
- a CDS encoding branched-chain amino acid ABC transporter substrate-binding protein, whose protein sequence is MKKILLAGAALGFAMSSASADIVIATAGPMTGQYASFGEQMKIGAEQAVADINAAGGVNGEMLKLEIGDDACDPKQAVAVANQFAGNGVSFVAGHFCSGSSIPASAVYSDEGIIQISPASTNPTFTDERPGGADGGIYRVCGRDDQQGETAAAYLLKNFAGKKIAFVHDKTAYGKGLADATKGSFEAGGGTAAMYEAYTAGEKDYTALVSKMKQEGIDVLYVGGYHTEAGLMVRQMREQGMDTVLISGDALVTDEYWAITGDAGEGTLMTFSPDPTKNPNAADVVKALQDAGKTTEGYVMYTYAAIQAYAQAVSAAGSTDYDAVREALNAGDFKTVLGDLAFDDKGDVSLPGYVFYKWHDGKYEQLD, encoded by the coding sequence ATGAAGAAGATACTTTTGGCAGGAGCCGCTCTTGGCTTCGCAATGTCTTCGGCTTCGGCCGATATCGTCATTGCGACCGCTGGTCCGATGACTGGCCAATACGCATCGTTTGGTGAGCAGATGAAGATCGGCGCCGAACAGGCTGTGGCCGATATCAACGCCGCCGGTGGCGTCAATGGGGAAATGCTGAAGCTGGAAATCGGCGATGACGCTTGCGATCCGAAGCAGGCAGTTGCAGTTGCCAACCAGTTCGCAGGTAACGGCGTGTCCTTCGTGGCAGGTCACTTCTGCTCAGGTTCTTCGATCCCGGCGTCGGCAGTGTATTCGGATGAAGGCATCATCCAGATTTCGCCAGCTTCGACCAACCCGACATTCACCGACGAGCGTCCGGGCGGCGCCGATGGCGGCATCTACCGCGTTTGCGGCCGTGATGACCAGCAGGGCGAAACTGCAGCAGCCTACCTGCTGAAGAACTTTGCCGGCAAGAAGATCGCCTTCGTTCACGACAAGACCGCCTATGGCAAGGGTCTTGCAGACGCCACCAAGGGTTCTTTTGAAGCCGGTGGCGGCACCGCAGCGATGTACGAAGCCTACACCGCTGGTGAAAAGGACTACACGGCACTCGTGTCGAAGATGAAGCAGGAAGGCATCGACGTTCTTTATGTCGGCGGCTACCACACCGAAGCCGGCTTGATGGTGCGTCAGATGCGCGAACAAGGCATGGATACCGTCCTGATCTCGGGCGATGCCCTGGTGACCGACGAGTATTGGGCAATTACCGGTGACGCCGGCGAAGGTACGCTGATGACCTTCTCCCCGGATCCGACCAAGAACCCGAATGCTGCGGATGTCGTGAAGGCACTTCAGGATGCCGGCAAGACCACCGAAGGCTACGTGATGTACACCTATGCGGCCATCCAGGCCTATGCACAGGCCGTCTCGGCAGCCGGTTCGACCGACTATGATGCGGTTCGCGAAGCACTCAACGCTGGTGACTTCAAGACCGTGCTCGGCGACCTGGCCTTCGACGACAAGGGCGACGTTTCGCTGCCGGGCTACGTGTTCTACAAGTGGCACGACGGCAAGTACGAGCAGCTCGACTAG